A segment of the Candidatus Nitrososphaera gargensis Ga9.2 genome:
TTTACAATTGTGACATCACCAGTTCCAACAACAAATGCTTATTTCCATTTCATTATGGAAAATGCCACCATTGCAGGTTATGATAGCCAGCTGATCTTTTGATTCTTTACTTCTCTTGATTTGTGTTCCGCGTTTTTGCTATCCATCAAATAATAACCCTTAATAGAGAATAGTATTCGTCATTTGCTTGTCAAAATTTTTCAATACTGCTTTCAATGCTTGAAAATCAAAAGAACTATTACAATTGATTTTTCTGTCGGTTTTTGCGCGGCGAAAACAGATGGTTGGATCATTATTATCATCATCCTTCTTTGACTCAACCTACTAACTACAAATGCTGAACTTAAAGTAGCCACGCTTGCTGCCATCATGATGACTCCTACTAGGACCCAATTGACCGCTGGCAATTGAAGTGTTGGAATCTCGGTGATGCTGGGAGAATAGAGGCCAAAAACTCATCAAAACTACTCCTGCAGCCATAAGACTCATCACTTTGAACATATTTTTCATATATGATTGATATGAAAAAGCTTAAGACTTCTAAAGCTCCAAACATTTGATCCACATCAGCTAAACAAGCTAGATAGCTAGCTAACTTCCATACAGCTCAAAATAGAGCATTACAAAATACTCTAAAAATAAAACAGGAAGTGAGATCCGTTAAATTTACAGTGCCCTGTAAATCTATTATTATTGGCTGATAAATGCCAAATATCAGATACGTCAAGAAAAATATTGTATATTTTAAATCTTCTCTAGACAGAGAAAAGGGTACTAGCATATTCATTGAATTTTTCCGCGATATAATAGCAGCAAAGGTCCAAGCAGGGAGAGAAATGAAAGGGCACATGATACTTCAAAGTATAAGCAATCCAAATGAGTCAATTGTTCTTACATTCTGGGAAACAAAGGAGGAGATGGATAAATTCTACTCTCCAGATAACAAATTATTAGCCGACCTTGTTGAGCGAGTAAAGCCACTATTTGAAACAATGCCAGAGAGATCCGATTATACTCTGTCGGCAGCAGTATTATTATCATGATCATTATTATTATTTACACCTGCTGCTGAAGATGATTCATAAACACTAATGCTGTTGCAGCAACCACTGTCTGGCTGACTGTATGTCGTCATCTGTTAGCTCATGACCGGCGTTTTTTTGCCACTTCAAGGTAACAATAGTAGCACCAGATTGCTCAAACAGCTTTGATAGCTTTTCTGCTTCCTGTCTTGGAACTATGGGGTCGCGCAACCCAGATGACATGAAAATGCGCTTGCCAGAGAGGTCTGGCAGCTTGTCAGGAACAAGGGGCACCATTGCCCTGAAAAGTATTGCGCCTGATAGCGTCTTTGGTCTGAGCAAAAGTGTACTTGCCGCAATGTTCGCACCATTGGAATACCCTACTGCCAACACGTTGCCTTCATCAAAACCATAGGCACATGAAGCCGCTTCAACAAAATCTGCCAGCTCGTGTGTTCGGTACTTCAGATCGTCGATGTCAAATACGCCTTCAGCTAGCCGGCGAAAGAAGCGTGGCGTCATGCCGGCCTCAAGTATTTTGCCCCTTGGGCTTAGCAATGCAGCATCTGGATCAAGTGCTTGTCCTAAAGGCAACATGTCATCTTCATTTCCTCCGGTTCCATGCAAAAGAAGCAGAGTAGTTGTTGTTTGTTTTCTGGCAGCAGTCCCCTTGGCTGGCGGCACATACCGATGAACAAAACCAAGCCTTCGCGGGATTTCTGGAGGTGCCATTGCTATGCAACGCTACTCTCTTCTTTATGCTGCTTCGTCATATTTCTTGGCGGCAGATTTACAGGAGGAAGCACCTCCTGCTCTAACTTACTGCGAAGAGGCTCGTACCATTCTGGCAACGTTAACTTTGTTCCTAGCTCCTCAGGCTTTTGGTCTATCGTCATTCCAGGCGGATCGGTGGCAATCTCAAAAAGAACACCTCCCGGCTCACGAAAGTAAACAGAATGAAAATACTTGCGATCAATTACGGGTGTTGGATCAAGGTGAGCCTGCTTGATGATACGTCGGCGCAAGTCAAGCTGGTGGCTATCATCAGAAGCCCGCCAGGCAATGTGATGCACGCTGCCTATCCCTACAATGCCCCTTGTGATATCTGGCTGGCATACCACGTCAACTACTGAGCCTATTGCCTCTGGAACCTCGCCTAGTTTTCTGTTGTTTATAGCCTTGAAACGAAAGCGCCCTTCCCTCTCATCTTTTGCTACAAGCTGAAACTTCATAGTATCTGTCAGGAGTGAGGCAGTATGCTCGTACCCTTCTTCTGAGATGGCAGCTGAATGAAAAGCCCTTAGCGCATGCTGCGCATCGACTGGCCCTTCTTTCCAGACGTTGTAATAATTAATTGCGGAGACGTCTTCGTTCTGAATTTTTTTCTTTGAATGAACATACGATGAAACACTTGAAGGAGCGACCAGCTCTAGCATCATCCCATCCGGGTCATGAAAAGAGATGAATTGCTCGGCGTCATTAAAGCGCGTAGATGGGCCTACAACTGAGACGCCATTGCGACGAAGTCTATCTACCCAGTATTCCAGTGATTTTGGTGGAATAAGAAATGCAACTGTGGTAACCTGTCCTGTTCCACGAGTTCCCTTGTGTATATCCGGCCACACAAAGAATGTCAGCAAGGTTCCTGGATGGCCCATATAGTCGCCGTAATAGAGATGATATGAAGTTGGATCGTCAAAATTAACTGTAATTTTCACTGGCCTTAGACCTAGGGTGCCAGAGTAAAAGTCAATGTTGCGCTGGGCATTTCTTGTGATTGCAGTGATGTGATGGATGCCAAGAACTCCGCCTCCCGTTGCTGCTGTTGCGGCGCCCTTTTTCTTTTGATCCTTTTTTGTTACTCTACTGGCCGCCATATACGTTTGCACCTGGGATGACCTTATATATACAGGTTTAATCGAGGCTGAAGACTGTAGTTGAACAATTAAGAAGATAGGGACAAAAATAGTAGAGACTCAAAAGACACACACAAATGAAATGGGAATTAAATCGCGGTAATAGTAATAACATAACAGCAGCAGAAGAAGAATATTCAGATAAAAACTGTAACAGAGAGATTCAATCGTTAGAAAAGAGAGAGCCTCCTTAGGCTTCATCGGCTTTGACCTATAACTTAACAACAGCCACCAGAGCCTTTTTTACTGCCAAGCCCGTAACATTTTGATGAAATTTAATAAAGTATGGTAGTAGAGCTACAGTTTGCTATCCCAGCCTTAGGAGCGTTGGTCGCATTATCTGCTTTTTTCAGCGGCCTTGAAGTTGCACTTGTCTCCCTAGAAAGGGGACAGCTAAGGCGATTGGTAAACGAAAAGAGGTCCGGTGCAAACTCCCTTGCAAAACTCAAGTCCAATCCAAAGAGGATGCTCATTACGATTTTGCTTGGAGTTAATTTGGCTAACATAGGAGCAGCAGCTGTAGCAACAGATGTTGCAATTGGCACATTTGGTAGTCTGGGACTGGGTATTGCAACAGGAATAATGACATTTATCCTGCTTGTATTTGGTGATATTACTCCAAAGGCATATTGCTACGCGCATGCAGAAAAGATATCGCTCACATTTGCGCGCGTTATTCTGGCAATACAGTATATTCTATATCCTCTGGTAATTCTTTTGGAACTGATAACAAAAGGGATGTTCAGAGCTGTCAAAATTGAAGAAAAGCCCAAGAGATTGAGTGAGGCAGAGGTACGCGCCATTTTGGATATTGGTGTCGAGGAGAAGGTGCTCATGAAAGAAGAGCGTGAAATGATGAAGGAGGTTCTAGAGTTCCATGATACCGCGGTAAGAGCCATAATGACCCCCAGAAATGCCATGTTTGTGCTAAGTGCGCGGTTGCTGATTTGGGACGCATTACCATTGATAAACAATAGCGGATTTTCCAGAATTCCAATAGTTGATGAAAATAACAAGGACAATGTATTGGGCATTGTTCACACAAGGGATGTCCTAAAAGTTGTTGAAACAAAGACAAGCTACATGATGCTAAAGGACATTGCAAGAAAACCACTTTTTGTCTCCAAGGATATGCCGATAAGCAAGTTATTGAAAGAGTTTCAGGCAAGGCACCTTCAGATCGCAATAGTGGTCGATGAATTTGGTAGCACTGAGGGGCTTGTGACTCTGGAAGATGTTATTGAAGAGCTTGTAGGTGAGATAACAGATGAAAAGGACATTGAACTCCAGATGTTGAGAAAAGTGGATAGGCAGACTGTGGTTCTTCAGGGAGATGTGGAAATTGACGATGTTAACGAAGCGCTCAACGTCAACCTGCCAAAGGGCAAGGATTACTCTACTATAAGCGGGTTGCTGCATGAGCACCTGCAAAGGATACCAAGGGAAGGCGATAAAGCTACTATAGGGAACGTGATAATTGCTGTAGAAGAAATAGGAAAGAACGTTCCATTAAGAATTACCGTACGCAAGGTAAGCGAAGAAGAAGATGAAGAGACACGAAAATAAAAGAAGAAGGCTGAGCTAAAAGGCTTTTTT
Coding sequences within it:
- a CDS encoding antibiotic biosynthesis monooxygenase family protein — its product is MPNIRYVKKNIVYFKSSLDREKGTSIFIEFFRDIIAAKVQAGREMKGHMILQSISNPNESIVLTFWETKEEMDKFYSPDNKLLADLVERVKPLFETMPERSDYTLSAAVLLS
- a CDS encoding alpha/beta hydrolase, producing the protein MAPPEIPRRLGFVHRYVPPAKGTAARKQTTTTLLLLHGTGGNEDDMLPLGQALDPDAALLSPRGKILEAGMTPRFFRRLAEGVFDIDDLKYRTHELADFVEAASCAYGFDEGNVLAVGYSNGANIAASTLLLRPKTLSGAILFRAMVPLVPDKLPDLSGKRIFMSSGLRDPIVPRQEAEKLSKLFEQSGATIVTLKWQKNAGHELTDDDIQSARQWLLQQH
- a CDS encoding ring-cleaving dioxygenase — translated: MAASRVTKKDQKKKGAATAATGGGVLGIHHITAITRNAQRNIDFYSGTLGLRPVKITVNFDDPTSYHLYYGDYMGHPGTLLTFFVWPDIHKGTRGTGQVTTVAFLIPPKSLEYWVDRLRRNGVSVVGPSTRFNDAEQFISFHDPDGMMLELVAPSSVSSYVHSKKKIQNEDVSAINYYNVWKEGPVDAQHALRAFHSAAISEEGYEHTASLLTDTMKFQLVAKDEREGRFRFKAINNRKLGEVPEAIGSVVDVVCQPDITRGIVGIGSVHHIAWRASDDSHQLDLRRRIIKQAHLDPTPVIDRKYFHSVYFREPGGVLFEIATDPPGMTIDQKPEELGTKLTLPEWYEPLRSKLEQEVLPPVNLPPRNMTKQHKEESSVA
- a CDS encoding hemolysin family protein; translated protein: MVVELQFAIPALGALVALSAFFSGLEVALVSLERGQLRRLVNEKRSGANSLAKLKSNPKRMLITILLGVNLANIGAAAVATDVAIGTFGSLGLGIATGIMTFILLVFGDITPKAYCYAHAEKISLTFARVILAIQYILYPLVILLELITKGMFRAVKIEEKPKRLSEAEVRAILDIGVEEKVLMKEEREMMKEVLEFHDTAVRAIMTPRNAMFVLSARLLIWDALPLINNSGFSRIPIVDENNKDNVLGIVHTRDVLKVVETKTSYMMLKDIARKPLFVSKDMPISKLLKEFQARHLQIAIVVDEFGSTEGLVTLEDVIEELVGEITDEKDIELQMLRKVDRQTVVLQGDVEIDDVNEALNVNLPKGKDYSTISGLLHEHLQRIPREGDKATIGNVIIAVEEIGKNVPLRITVRKVSEEEDEETRK